The Tolypothrix sp. PCC 7712 region AGTTAACGTATTTAGTCGCTGCATCCTTATTTATTCTGGGGTTAAAAAAGCTAGGTTCACCTGCAACAGCTAGGAACGGTAATGTTGTCGCCGCCGTGGGGATGTTGTTGGCGATTGTCGCCACAATGTTGGATCAACACGTGTTGAACTACGAGATGATTTTGTTAGGCTTGGCGATTGGATCGGGTTTAGGTGCGATCGCAGCTTATAAAGTGCAAATGACGGAAATGCCCCAAATGGTGGGCTTACTCAACGGTTTGGGTGGTGCAGCTTCCGCATTAGTTGCTGTCGCTGAATTCTGGCGTTTATTGGATTCAGGCGCACCCATACCTCTGGATGTCAACATTTCCATGCTGCTGGATGTGTTAATCGGTGGTGTTACCTTCACAGGTAGTTTTCTCGCCTTCGCCAAATTGCAAGGTTTAATAAGCGGTTCCCCGATTACATTTCCTTTCCAGCAACCATTTAACCTATTACTGCTGGGTGCTTATATAGTCGGTAGTGCCTACTTAATCGTCACACCAGATAGCCTACCTATATTCTTAGCAGTAGTTGCTGTTTCTCTAATACTCGGTGTTATGTTCGTCATCCCCATTGGTGGGGGCGATATGCCTGTAGTAATTTCGCTGTTGAACTCCTTATCTGGTGTAGCAGCATCCGCCGCAGGTTTCGTGGTGATGAACAATATGTTAATCATCGCTGGGGCGTTGGTGGGAGCATCAGGACTGATCCTCACCGAGATTATGTGTAAAGCCATGAACCGTTCTCTGTTCAGTGTGCTGTTCAGTGCTTTTGGTACAGGCAGTGCGGCTGGTGGTGCGGCGGCTGGTGGTGCAATTGATCAAACCGTTCGCAGCATCGATCCCGAAGAAGGCGCGATGATGTTGGGTTATGCCCGTTCTGTAGTAATTGTGCCTGGTTATGGGATGGCGGTTGCTCAAGCACAACATAGCGTGCGGGAGTTGGCTGATCAACTAGAACGCATGGGTGTTGATGTGAAATATGCCATTCACCCTGTAGCGGGAAGAATGCCAGGACACATGAACGTGTTGTTGGCTGAGGCGAATGTGGCTTATACCCAGTTGTATGACATGGATGATATTAATCCCCAGTTTGAACAAGCGGATGTAGCTTTAGTAATTGGGGCTAATGATGTAGTCAATCCGGCGGCGCGTACTGATGTAAATAGTCCAATTTATGGAATGCCAATTTTGGAAGTAGATCGGGCGAAGCAGACAATTGTGATTAAACGCGGGATGAGTACAGGTTTTGCCGGTGTAGATAATGAGTTGTTCTACAAAGATAAAACCACAATGCTCTTTGGTAGCGCGAAGGATATGGTGTCGAAGTTGGTTTCTGAAGTGAAGCAGCTTTAACGAACCGCAAAGACGCGAAGGGCGCGAAGTAAAACAAGAAATAAAGAGTTGGCTTGCCTTGGAAGTGTAATGCTTCTGAGGCAAGTTTTTTGTTGGTGTATGAAGGCAAATATTACGGGTAGTGGTTTACAGAGATTAACAACGCTTTAGATATGCTGCCACAGTCTAACTGTACAATCCTTACTACCACTAACAATAGTTTTACCATCAGGACTAAAAGCTACTGATGTGATTGCGCTAGTGTGTCCAGAAAGAACGGAAATAGCAGATTGACTTTTTAATTGCCAAATTTGGATTTTACAGTCATCACTTCCACTGACAATTATCTCACCATCAGGACTAAAAGCTACTGAGTTCACTGAGGCTGAGTGCTGTCCAAGCGTACAATTTTCTCTTCCTGTCTTTGCATTCCAAAGTTTGATGCTATAGTCATCACTACCACTAACCAGCATTTGACTATCTGGGCTAAATGCTAGTGAGCGAACAGGCAATGAACTGGCTTGTATACTGCGAATTTCTCTTTTTGTTCTCAAATTCCAAAATTTAATAACTCCGTGTCCATCACCACTCACAAGAATTTCCCCATCTGGAGAAATCACTAGACATCTGACTTCACTAGAATGTCCAGTAAGTTTACCAAGTTCTAACCGTTCTTCTTTAGCATCCCATAGTTGAATAGTCTTATCTCCACCACCACTAGCAACAATTTTACTATCCGGGGTAAAAGCTATTGCTCTAACTCTATGAAGACCATTCCATAGGTGTTCACCAAGGTCTTTGACTTGCTTTGTATTTACATTCCATAATTTAACAAAATTTTGATCTATATCTTCAATCATGGCACTAGCAATAAATTCTCCAGTCGGATTGATAACGAGTGGAGCAGGATAACCACTAGAACTTCTCTTTTCACTTGAGAATTCATTAACTATTCGTTTTTCATTCAAATTCCAGACAAGAATTATATTATGTTGTCGAATAGCAATGCAATTATCATTGGGGAAAAAGGCAACTGAACTAATTTCACCTGTAAATCTATAAGTAGATACATCCCATGAATTATCCCTTTGTTCGACTAATACTTGTTGTTGTGTATATGTCTGCTTAATACCTAAAATATATGGCTTTAGGGTTTGGCATTCGTAAGGATTCAGGTCTAAAATTGAGGAACTAGAGAAGGGCGAGACTGAGAATTAATAGAGTCAGCAATTAGTGCTTGTACAAAAAAATCAATAACAGACAGACTTTGACGACGACAGGTTTGAACCACCGTCAACAAATTGGCAGTATGTTGAAACCGCTCCATCGAACGGGAACCACCACTAACTTTACGTTTTGTCACAGCCAAACGCAGCGATCGCTCGGCTTGATTGTTATCAGGAGGAACTTCAGGGTTGTCAAGGAAATACCACCATTGGGAGGCTTTATCGCGCAAGGAACGTAAAAGGTTTCCTGCTGTAGCTCCGGCTAAGTTAATCCAGTCATCAAGTGTTTGTTGCAATTTAGATTTGAATTGATTGACCCAATCGTTATAACTGGCGCAGTCAAGAGTCTCAAACCATTGGGCATAATTTCCAAAAGCTTCATCAATTAAATCCACAAATGCTTCACCAATAGCTTGGTTGTGAAGACCTGGAAGTTGAATTAGTTTTTTGAAGTGACGGCGTAGATGAGCCAAACATTTCTGCTGCTCAGGCACCGCATAGCCATTGTAAACACTAAAATCATCGCTGCTGATTACCCCTGTATATTTAGCCCCTAAAATGGCTTCTAGTTCTGCTCTGGAACGAGTGTCAGCAGCAGTAAACAGGCAAAACTCAGAATTGGCAACTACCCACAACCATTCTTTAACTCCCTTGACAGACCAAGGTGTTTCATCCACATGAATGTTAGGTTGTGTCTGTTTTACCCAATTACTTAACTCAGTAATGCTTGGTTGAATCGCTGTTTGAATTCGTTCATTTGTGGTGACTAAAGTTCCCAGCCCAATTTCAATTTGACCTAACTCCCACAACATTTCTTGCTGTTTTTCATAGGGCATATGTGCATAATTATTTGCCCATCCTAAAAATGCCTGTAAAGAAATCCCTAAATCCTGTCCTGGGATGATATCTTGTGACCAGGAGGCTGTTTGTATATTGCCACAGTACTCACACTGGCACGTATGGCGTTGATACTCAACTATTTCAATGGGACGCTCCACTAGTTGCGCTACAGACTGTTTTTCTACTTTTACTGCCACAGCCGCAAACGCTTTTTGACCACAACAGACACAATCACTTGGACGTAAGATTTCACAACGATCTACTCTACCAAAACCCTTACGGGTCTTACCTTGATGCCCTGGTTGCCCACCTGGCTTTCTTTTGGGATGATTTGATTCTTCTTGCGGTGCTGCTTTTTTGTTTTCACTCTTTTTGAGGATGTCCCCTGATGGCGGCTTAGATGAGGTTTTGCTGTCTAAATCTCTGCTGACTTTTAAACGTTCTATTTCTTGCTGTAGTTCTAATACTGTTTTCTGTAATTCACCTATTACCTTGCTCTGCTCAATGATTATCTCTACCAGTTCTTGTTTCGATAACTGGTTCAAGCTTTCCCGGTCTAAATCTTGAGGCAGGTTTTGGTTCATATCTGTGATACTCCTCCTCAAGCGATCCCTTTGTCAATACTCTGCCACCTGAATCCTTACGTTAGTCTGCCACCAGCATAATCCAAATATGCAAATTTGCAAGCTGAATAAATTGGTAAGTTTTCTGTCTGAACACGACAAGTAAAAGTCCATTCTGAAATTTCGCTATACGTTGTCCCTTTAGGCCATTTCTCGTCAACAGCAATTTGTGTATAGATGTTGTTCAGCCGCTTTCTTTTTTCTGCTCCATCAACTTCTAAAAAGAAGCCATGCTCTCCCTGAGTGGATAGCTTCTTATACATACTCGCTAAAAAAACTGTCTTGCCAGATCCAGATGGGCCTAGCATAATTATTGTGTAAGTATTCAAGATTTTCTCCAGTTAGATAAGTACTTGTGATTTCATGACAAGACTATCTAGAAGCTTTACCAAACTGCTAAATCCAGATATTATTGCCAACCATCAACAATTTTCGATCATATAATGTTAAAATGCCTCAGTAATTATCCTTAGCCAAAAGTACAGGAAACCCTTAGTAAGGCTTATCTGAGCAGAAACAATTTATCCTCTAAATAATCTCTTCGTGTATTGATTTTTACTTTATAAATCAAAAGCGATCGCCCTTTCTCTCTTCCTTTGCGTGAAATAAAAAAGCGATCGCTTTTTTCTCAATATCTAACTAAATCACGTCTTTGGACTTGTACTAAAATGGAATCCATTCCAATTTATCAATCCATTCTTCGGCTTCAGTAGCTTCCCAAACAAACACAAGTTCTTGCGCTATCCTTCCTATTGGTGTGCGAGGACGTAACCACAGTAAACCCCAAATATGTTCACCTTTAGCCCAATGTGTTTCTAAATGTCCTGGCATACTAGCACGATTATCTGTTACCAAAATTCTTTGAGATAATTTCAGATAAAGCAAAACATCAGGATCTAAAGTACCTGTTGCTGGTGCATTGTCTTCACCCACACGCACAATATCTATCTCAGGATTCAACCTTAAAACCGCTAACTTTAAACGTGGAGGCAAATTCTCATCTAATAAAAAACGTACCTTCACAACTGATTTACCTGCTGTTCAGATTTTGTAAGTTTCAATTTTCTTAAGCGTTCTGCTAAAGGTGAGGGATGAGCAATTGATTTTTGATAACGTTCTTCTCTCCACTTTGCCAAGCGTGAAATATAGGTATCAATTTCAGTGCGATTATGTAAATAATAAGTAATAGTCGCGTAAATTTGCTCTAAGCTGATATCAGGTAAGTTCGCAGCTATTTCTTCTGGTGTATATCCTTCTAAATAGTAATCAATTACATTGTCTATACCAACGCGGTGTCCTTTGAGGCGAATATCATCAGATGAGAGAAAGTCAAAATAATCTTCTAATTGCATGACTCTACCTTCAATAAAAAGGTTTATTTTGTTGATTATTTTAGCTTAATTAAGTGATTTGAACCTTTTATATGAGCCTCTTCGTGAAATAACAACGACAAGAATTTGTCACTTAGAGGAAAAGACCGTGAAACATAAAGTTCCACGGCTGTAAGTGTGTGTGAGGAGCTTAACTACAGATCATCATAAAGTAGGCGATCGCAAATAATACGCTCGTAACAGTTTTGGTAACAGAATTTTTACGGATGACCAATTTTTACTGTCAGTAGACCGAAAAGTTTGGCGATCGCTAAAAAATAGTAGTCTGTGATACCGTTTTTGGAGAAAAGTGCAAAAGCTGAAAGACTTGAATAAATGATAACTTTAGCTTATTAAAATCCTCCAAATACCAAGCAACTAACATCAGCCAGACGGTAAATAAACTTCGCAGGCTACCCCATAGTTGCGGTCTACTGCTTGGCGTAAAAATTCAAGCATTTGTTTGAGAGTAAATAAGTGAGAAAAAACTTGTCTAGTACTTCTTTTTAAACGACTGAGATAATGCCATACTAAATAAATCCAAATATTAATAATTAAAAAAGCTAGACCAACAAACAGAAGCCGAATAATGGGATTTTTGATAGTAGTTTTAATCCGGCATTGATTTTTCATCCGATAGCTGCTTTCAATTCCGAAACGAAGACGATAGTCGTATAGTTAAACGGCTCCACCTGCTGTATTTCCTCCATCAAGCAATAAACAACTTCCCGTTGCATATTGAGAATGAGCTAAAAAGTAAGCAGCTTCAGCCACTTCTTGTGCTGTAGCAAAACGTTTTAGAGGAACAACACTTTCCCATTGCGCTCGTTCGGCTTCATCTACTTCAGCAATCATCGGTGTTGTTACAACACCAGGACAAAGTACATTTACTCGTACACCTTCGTGAGAATGGTCTAAAGCCATCGCTTTAGTAAGTAACACAACTCCACCTTTAGAAGCACAATAGGCAGCGATATTACGTCCTCCTGTAACACCTAAATCCGAAGCCACATTCACAATCGACCCTGACTTTCGAGGTAGCATATGACGTAATGCTGCTTGATTAACTAAAAATGTACCTTTGAGATTGATATCAATTATGCGATCCCAAGCTGCTTCATCAGTATCCAAGATAGTTCCTGAATGAAGAACCCCCGCTGCATTGATAACCACGTCGATTGTCCCCCATTGAGAAATCGCATGTTCCATCAATTTCTCAACTTCCTCTGCAATAGAAACATTGGTAGGGATAATTGAACAATCGCCCCCAAATTCTTTGATTTCTTGCTGCACTTTTATCAGTGCCTCTAATCGCCTTGCCGCGATGGTTACTTGATAACCTTTCTGTGCAAATAAAATTGCAGTTGCTCTACCAATCCCAGAATTCCCACCTGTAATAATTACGCCTGCCATAAGCTACTTATTAATAAAAAATTTCATACTCAAAAAATAGACTTTTGAAATTTGCCACCGCAGGCAACGTGTAAGATTGATTCAAAAAAAATTTTGCGATTACGTAAGCTGCTTTATCCTCTTCCATTTTTGGGGCAACCCAATCAGCTTCATCTTTCATTACTTCATCTTTCATTAATATATGTGCATTGCCCATAACCACACCTAAACCAGTATAGCGAATTATTTCTAAGTCGCACTATTTGTACTAACGCTTCCCCTGCTACTTGCAATTTTTCTGAGGTATCTAAATCAATAAGCGATGAATCTCAACCATATTTAGCTTATTGCTTATAATTTTTTTGCTCATAAATGCTTTATGCGATAGTATGAGTAAATAAAAAGCAAACATCTGCTAGTAAGATTAATAAAATGAATAGTTAATTTACAAAAATAATTTTTTCTTTAAATTAATTATACAAAATTCACAAAACTTTTCAGAATAGATAGATAGAAATAACATAATTGACAAAATATTCTAAATTATTAGATAATAATCAAACATAGAAATAAATAATTATCTTACAATTTTAAGATAGTTTTTTGGTAAGAGTTCAGTCACTTTGATGCTAGTCTGAGAGCGACTTTCAGATTTAAATATATTTAATCGCAATAAACTGCGAAATAATAGGCATTTTATTATTGTTGTTGAGAATTACAGAAATCACTTCTAACGCTTATTTTGTAAAGCTTTTAGCGATTTTTTAGATGACCTTAATCCTTCCGTTTTTGGAGCATCAGTGATGGTGATTTTAACAGCAAAATCTTTTCTTAGCCAACAAGAATTTGACAACTATTTTAATTTTTCTGTGCTAGATAAAACAGTAGAAATATCTTGCCGTTTAGCGTATGAACGTCCCGATGTTTTTTACTTATTTATGCAGCGATATACTTATTTTAATGGAGTCGCTGGTTCATGTGTTGCAAGATTAGCAAGTTCAATTGGTTTATCGCGTGAATTTTTTCGAGAACCAAATTGTTCAATTGACGATGAAGCAGACCGAGGAATGGAGGTTGCTGCAAAAGTTTTAGAGGCTGCTATTGAGGAACATTCTGATAAACATCAAAAATATTTTGCACATCGCACTTTAGCACAAGCAACTCTAAAAGCTATTGGTAGCTATGCTTGTTTGAATGCACAACAAAGGAATGAATTTGCTAAAACGCCTGATTGGCTAGCAACCTTAATCAATCAGTTTGTAGAAGGATACCAAGGAATTCCAGGTAATATTGAGGCGCTAATAAAATCTATAGGTTTCCACATCGCCTCGGAAATACTTGCTCACCGTGAATACTCAATTATTGATAAAATTGTACGTCAGGAAAATTCGGGATTAGCATTTGATAAATACTTAAAAGATACCAATGGGAAAATAGATTTTTCTAGTAAAAAAATTAGTTCTTGGTATTGGGTTGTTATTCATGGTAATTATAACAATTATGGTGTTGACAAAAAACATGCAGATGCTGCTTTAGAAGCTTTGAACTTAGCAATAAGATATTTGAGCCATATTCAAATAGATGTTCAAGAGCTTGCATTTATTGGCTTCCGTGACTTTGTAAATATTCAACAAAATTTCTTTCAAAAAGCACAACAAGAATGTTTGGAATTTTGTTTTAATAGCAAATACAGATAAGATTGCGATTAATATTGCAGCAAGAGACTATTATCCTGAAATTTAAGGATATTGATGAGGTAATTGAGCGGGCAAATAACACCATGTATGGACTCGCCGCCGCCGTGTGGACTCAGGATATTACTAAAGCCCATGCGATCGCAAATAATGTGCGTGCTGGTACTGTGTGGGTAAACTGCTACGACGTATTTGACGCTGCTGCACCTTTTGGTGGCTTTAAGCAGTCAGGTATTGGTCGAGAATTAGGTGAGTATGGCTTGCAACAATACACCGAAATTAAAACAGTGACAATCAAACTGTAAGCTGAAACCGCGTGAAGTTAAACCAACAAAGCCTGCGATCGCAGGCTTTGTTTTTCAGTTATTTGATGGTTGAAATGCACATAGGGTATATCAGCGTAAATCACCTCTGCCAGGGTTTTTGGTGCGTTAAGGCTGATGGCGAACATACCCTTAAATTTCAAAATTACGAATTACGAATTACGAATTACAAATTATTTTTACACTTTCAAAAACCAGCGTTGGCGATACATAATTACCGCAACTACCCACCAAAATAAAACGGTGACAAGGGCAAATAATAGTGAACCGTTGAAAGTTCCAGCCCAGGAAGCGAACACATTTTGGTAAATCCAATCGTAGGTAGTGGGAGCATTATCACCAGTACCGATGTTGGTTCTCACGAAGATTTTAATCAGTAAGACTGAAGCAACGAAAAGCGCGATCGCATTTAGTCCCATAATCTCAAATGGTTTACTCCAGCGACGTATCTGCCTAACTTCGATGAGTTCGTAACAAGTGGCTAACAAAAGCAACGCCCAACCGCTAGTAAAGACAACATAGGAACTCGTCCAAATTTTTTTGTTGATGGGAAATGTCCATCCCCACGCCCAACCTACAATTAAGCAACCAATACCAAATAAAGCTAAACCAATACTTATACGTGATTGTACTGTTTGAGAACGTATCCAATTACCTGCAAAGTAGCCAGCTAATACGCTAACAATTGCAGGAATAGTACTAAAAATTCCCTCTGGATCGCCCATGAAGTTAAAGCCATCACCCTTGTACAGATGTGCTTTCGGTATAATTAAGCGGTCAATATATGCGCCAAGGTTACCTTCCCTGGTGAGAACGCCAGCACCATAACCGGGTACGGGTACATACATCATCGCCAGCCAATAGCCAATGAGTATGGCGGCGGCGAATATCCATTGAGCCTTACGCGGTAACTTCAGGACTATTAAGGAAGCAAATAGATAAGCCAAACCGATGCGTTGCAACACTCCCATCAACCGGATGCTACTGAAATCAAAAGTCCAAATACCCTTATTCCAAAAGCCGTTGAGCAATAAACCCAAAGCGAAGAGAATTGCCGCACGGCGCAAAATCCGCCAGTAAACTGCCGATTGTGGTTTGTCGCCTTCGGTGTATTTTGACAGCGAGAAAGTCATCGCCACACCAATAATGAATAAGAAGAAGGGAAACACCAAATCCGTTGGTGTGCAGCCATTCCATGCAGCATGGTCTAAGGGAGGATATTTATCATCAGCAACTCCCGCCATATTGACGAGAATCATTCCGGCGATAGTAATGCCACGAAAAACATCTAGTGAGGTCAGGCGCATAAACAGAAATTTGTCTTTAGAGATCTAACATTACTCCTGCTAGTGCTGACGAGCAAGGAAAATATCTAGACAAACACAGAAGTTAAAATTTTTTAAACTCAAATTCAGCTATGCCGGGATTTTTGCACAGATAAAGCTACGCTGATTTTGTCATCCAGGTAAAAGTTGCGATCGCATCACATTTTCCACTCCACCAAGAACTCTCAGGCAAACATTGAGCGTCAAGCCAAAATCAGAATATGTTTGCTAGAGTCTAGCTCCCATAAGGCTTTTAAGGAAATATCTAGCAGTACTCCAGTTACAAAACTAAACAAAATTCTCTGCAATCAATTAGAATCCCTAATAGTGTTTGAAACTTGAGTATTAATTTTTTTTAAGACTATGCCAGTTAAAGTTGGAGATACTGCTCCTGATTTCAGCTTACCTGCTCAAAATGGTGAAACCGTTAACCTGAGAGATTTTCGCGGTAAAAGTGCTGTTGTGCTGTACTTTTATCCCAAGGATGATACACCGGGATGTACGGCTGAATCTTGTGCTTTTCGCGATCGCTATGAAGTGTTTAAAAATGCTGGCGCTGAGGTGATTGGCGTGAGTGGGGATTCTAATCAATCACACCAGCAATTTGCTGCCAAGTACAATTTACCGTTTATTCTACTGAGTGACAAAGGCGACAAAGTTCGTAAGGAATATGGTGCAACAGCCGCCTTTGGTTTATTACCTGGACGAGTCACCTATGTAATTGACCAACAGGGAGTTGTGCAATATGTTTTTGATTCGATGTTTAACTTTCAAGGCCATGTTGACGAGGCTTTGAAAAAGCTGCAGCAACTGCAAGCTGTCTAAGCGACTTCAAAAAATCAATTATTCAGCTTGAAGTTTTTGACTGTTGACTGTTGACTGTTGACTGTTGACTGTTGACTGTTGACTGTTGACTGTTGACGGTTAACTGTTGACGGTTAACTGTGAACTGTCAGCAGTCAACCGTCAACAATTCTTAAAAAGAGAGAAGGACAAGGGGAAACACTCCCTTGTCCTTCTTATATTGCTTGTCTTGTTATCCTCCGTGCCTGACGTTGCTGTTATATTTCTTAGTAACCAATCCCCGGTTGCTCATTTAGCCAAAAACGGTTTTTCGGAAATGACAAAATTAGCATTAGCTGTCTTGCCATTTTTACCATTGCTATGACCGTTGGTATGGCCGTTATTATGACGTGGTTGAATTACACCGTAACCACCGTGGTTACGTTCATAAATGACGTTAATTTCACCTGTTTCAGAATTGAGGAACATATAAAAGTCATGTCCTACCAGTTGGAGTTGTTCCAACGCTTCTGTAACAGTCATTGGCGGCATTGAGAAGTACTTGGTGCGGACAATCTCATTGGGTAATTCTGGAGTGCGATCGCCAATTAAATCTGCAACTACTGGTTGGGGAACTACTAACTCATTAGTAGGTTGACTCTGAGTTTTCTTATCATGTCGTCTTTCTTTATACTTACGCAGTTGACGAGCAATTTTATCTGCTACCAAGTCAATACTGGCATATAGATTCTCGCTGCTTTCCTCGGCACGGATGACGTTACCATTGGCATAAATAGTCACTTCAGCCGCCTGTCTGGGGTTAATTCGGGGATTGCGAGCTACGCTTAAATGCACATCCACTTCATTGGTGATGTTCTGAAAGTGACTAACTGCTTTTTCGATTTTTTGATGCACATATTCCCGAATCGCATCGGTAATTTCAATATTTTTGCCGTGGATGACAAGCTTCATGTAAACTCTCCCGCTCAAATATTTAATATGAATTGGTTTGGTTTTGTAACGAAATTGCGGTAAGGTCTATCACTGCCGCCAATACAATATTTGAAGTTTTTTATGTACTACCGTTACGCCTACCATCATCATTGTTGTATCTTCGTTTATGATTGCGCGTTCCACTTAATGATTTTCTCTATCTCTGCATCGGTTGATAACTGGTTGTCAGGCAATTAGTTAACCAAAGCGAGATACCTGTATTGAGGTAGTCTGAGCAGCTTATCCTTTACCTGCTGGGAATTTTGGAACAATCTTTACATAAATAGAAGTAGTTGTTCCGCTAATATTACAGGTAGTTTGCTCACGTGGGATAGAGAATATTTGTGTTGTCGATGCAAACAATTTATTTAGACGTCATCAGCCAGTGCATTTCTTCTTCTTGTGTTGGCGTGATGCTTATTGCAGAAGATTCCTCCTAGAACCATTCGAGGTTATATATTCAAACTAGCACTTTGTATTTTCTAAAGCCAATTCCCTTGATGTTCCTTTAAAATCCTTTGCATAGCTTGACAATTGTTGACTCAAACCAGTCTACTTGCAATATATTTCGTTCCAAAACCAGTTGATTTTTGCTCTAATCCGTAGTAAGCAAATGCATCATCATCGTTGTTTGTTATATAACCAGGGATTACTGCCTTATATTGAGGCGCTAGAATGGCAACGTTCGCTGATGAGCGATCGCATCCAAAATCCTCAGCTCGATGACGTGCTAATTTTGCTAGAGCATCCTCCTGTCTATACTTTGGGACAAGGAGCTAAATTAGATTTTCTCAAATTTGACCCTGAGCAAACTAAATTTGAAGTCCATAGAATTGAACGTGGCGGCGAAGTTACTTACCATTGTCCGGGTCAACTCGTAGGGTATCCAATTTTAAATCTGCAACGCCATCAAAAAGACTTGCATTGGTACTTGCGCCAACTAGAAGAAGTTTTAATTCGGGTACTAGCCGTTTACAATTTGCAAGGCGAACGAATTCCCGGTTTTACAGGTGTTTGGGTAGAAGGACGTAAAATTGCAGCGATTGGTAT contains the following coding sequences:
- the hpf gene encoding ribosome hibernation-promoting factor, HPF/YfiA family translates to MKLVIHGKNIEITDAIREYVHQKIEKAVSHFQNITNEVDVHLSVARNPRINPRQAAEVTIYANGNVIRAEESSENLYASIDLVADKIARQLRKYKERRHDKKTQSQPTNELVVPQPVVADLIGDRTPELPNEIVRTKYFSMPPMTVTEALEQLQLVGHDFYMFLNSETGEINVIYERNHGGYGVIQPRHNNGHTNGHSNGKNGKTANANFVISEKPFLAK
- the lipB gene encoding lipoyl(octanoyl) transferase LipB: MHHHRCLLYNQGLLPYIEALEWQRSLMSDRIQNPQLDDVLILLEHPPVYTLGQGAKLDFLKFDPEQTKFEVHRIERGGEVTYHCPGQLVGYPILNLQRHQKDLHWYLRQLEEVLIRVLAVYNLQGERIPGFTGVWVEGRKIAAIGIKVSRWITMHGFAFNVCPEMTGFSQIVPCGIADKPVASLAAWIPDITCEQVRPQIAKSFAEVFAVELVESVDKELFSVS